The Ahaetulla prasina isolate Xishuangbanna chromosome 4, ASM2864084v1, whole genome shotgun sequence genome has a window encoding:
- the LOC131198221 gene encoding arylamine N-acetyltransferase, pineal gland isozyme NAT-10-like, with amino-acid sequence MDEMDVGCYLQRIGFQDASTCPSLETLKGLHRSHLFSVPFESLSIHCQEPICLELPRLYEKIVQNHRGGFCYELNGLFRWLLQTLGFDTKILAARVCNRFTQCYGPPLDHLILLVDLDGQQFLCDVGFGEGFLEPLELKPEVEQVQEGGIFWLSLEGATWVLEYREISGERGRFLYKFTLEEKQLEDFYDMCLYHQTSPCSIFTCKSFCSLRKAAGGRLTYMGQRLISTTGKERMETVLQDSEIPTILFDQFGIKLKSFEPKDEKILPPPQQD; translated from the coding sequence ATGGATGAGATGGATGTCGGATGTTACCTCCAACGGATTGGATTCCAAGATGCCTCCACGTGCCCTTCTTTGGAGACCCTGAAGGGCCTCCACCGTTCCCATCTCTTCTCCGTACCCTTTGAGAGCCTCAGCATCCATTGTCAGGAGCCCATCTGCCTGGAATTGCCTCGTTTGTATGAGAAGATTGTCCAAAACCACCGCGGTGGCTTTTGTTATGAACTGAACGGACTTTTCCGGTGGTTGTTGCAAACTTTGGGATTTGACACCAAAATCTTAGCGGCACGTGTCTGCAACCGCTTCACACAGTGTTATGGTCCTCCATTGGACCACTTGATCCTTTTGGTAGACTTGGACGGACAGCAGTTCCTGTGCGATGTTGGGTTCGGAGAAGGTTTCCTGGAACCGTTAGAGTTGAAGCCGGAGGTGGAACAAGTTCAAGAAGGAGGCATATTTTGGTTGAGCCTGGAAGGAGCTACCTGGGTACTGGAATATCGGGAAATTTCTGGAGAGAGGGGGAGATTCCTCTATAAATTCACCCTAGAGGAGAAGCAACTGGAAGACTTTTATGATATGTGTCTTTACCACCAGACATCACCCTGTTCTATCTTCACCTGCAAATCCTTTTGTTCATTGCGCAAAGCAGCTGGTGGACGTCTGACCTACATGGGTCAGCGGCTCATTTCCACAACCGGAAAGGAGCGTATGGAAACGGTCTTGCAGGACTCCGAGATCCCAACCATTCTCTTTGATCAATTTGGGATCAAACTGAAGAGTTTTGAACCCAAGGATGAAAAAATCCTGCCGCCTCCTCAACAAGATTAA
- the LOC131198693 gene encoding uncharacterized protein LOC131198693, protein MASIVPQTASPGSGVFVTRHGAFVVRSDLGYFLQALDFCSGQDLKIQPLHHACRGKDHYVGDPSSSTIYLLHGDSFCQVPDLNSEPPSDVFPLHPSCRGADQYAFCEGCFFIFFLSRGVALCVADLATGALIKEIHLEPALLNGLYYYGADSAHLACFRMDKEQRLCGTRFAATAGHKEESFAIHPDVVSFLPGGLSITHGAAFGQWQCLKLLSNATDLPMPSSNEISRKVGYSKLELGLKAHIDESVNPESLAVSLLQRHFALPTIYGGLGLQTEQEEWEEAAEEEEPLRVILQPRQKLYWWHYCLGLGKTSILYCRSLKITRNTSPPTNIPLPLAEV, encoded by the coding sequence ATGGCTTCCATCGTTCCCCAGACGGCTTCCCCAGGCTCGGGGGTCTTTGTCACTCGCCACGGCGCTTTTGTGGTCCGCTCAGATTTGGGTTATTTCCTTCAAGCGCTTGACTTCTGCTCAGGGCAAGATCTCAAAATACAGCCCCTCCACCATGCTTGCCGTGGAAAAGACCACTATGTGGGAGACCCCAGCAGTTCCACCATCTATCTCCTCCACGGGGACTCCTTCTGCCAAGTGCCAGACCTGAACTCCGAGCCGCCTTCGGACGTCTTCCCGTTACACCCCAGCTGCCGCGGAGCAGACCAGTATGCGTTCTGCGAGGGGTGTTTTTTCATCTTCTTCCTGTCACGAGGGGTGGCCCTGTGTGTGGCTGATCTGGCCACTGGGGCCTTGATTAAGGAGATCCACTTGGAACCCGCCCTTCTCAATGGGCTGTACTACTATGGTGCTGATTCTGCCCACCTGGCTTGCTTCAGGATGGACAAGGAGCAGCGGCTTTGTGGCACCCGTTTTGCCGCCACCGCAGGGCACAAGGAGGAGTCCTTCGCGATCCACCCAGACGTGGTCTCATTCCTCCCAGGTGGACTGTCCATCACCCACGGCGCTGCCTTTGGTCAGTGGCAGTGCCTCAAGCTCCTCTCCAACGCAACcgacctgcccatgcccagcagCAATGAAATATCCCGCAAGGTTGGCTATTCTAAGTTGGAACTAGGGCTAAAAGCTCACATCGACGAATCGGTGAATCCGGAATCACTGGCCGTGTCTCTTCTCCAGCGCCACTTTGCCCTCCCTACGATCTACGGAGGGCTGGGACTTCAAACTGAGCAAGAAGAATGGGAAGAAGCAGCAGAGGAAGAAGAACCTCTCCGGGTGATCCTGCAGCCCAGGCAAAAGCTTTACTGGTGGCATTACTGCCTGGGGTTAGGCAAGACGTCCATCTTGTATTGCCGGTCACTGAAGATCACCCGCAATACTTCGCCCCCTACAAACATACCTTTGCCCCTGGCTGAGGTTTGA